Proteins from a genomic interval of Rhodococcus rhodochrous:
- the dut gene encoding dUTP diphosphatase → MTDLPSIPLRRLDPDLPVPTRAHPGDAGVDLCTSVDVTLGPGERALVGTGIAVALPVGTVGLIHPRSGLAAKFGLSVVNTPGTVDAGYRGEIKVCLINHDTERAVELRRGDRIAQLLVQRVELVDFVEVDELDDTARGSGGYGSSGGHAGLVKEGS, encoded by the coding sequence GTGACCGATCTTCCCTCGATACCGCTGCGCCGGCTCGATCCGGACCTTCCCGTGCCCACTCGTGCCCACCCCGGTGACGCCGGTGTGGACCTGTGCACGTCGGTCGACGTGACCCTCGGCCCGGGGGAGCGGGCGCTCGTCGGCACCGGCATCGCCGTCGCGCTGCCCGTGGGCACCGTCGGCCTGATCCACCCGCGTTCGGGCCTCGCCGCCAAGTTCGGCCTGTCCGTCGTGAACACTCCCGGGACGGTCGACGCGGGCTACCGTGGAGAGATCAAGGTGTGTCTGATCAACCACGACACCGAGCGCGCCGTCGAACTCCGCCGAGGCGACCGCATCGCGCAGCTGCTCGTCCAGCGTGTCGAACTCGTCGATTTCGTCGAAGTGGACGAGCTCGACGACACGGCGCGGGGCAGCGGCGGATACGGATCGAGCGGCGGGCACGCCGGCCTCGTGAAGGAGGGTTCCTGA
- a CDS encoding DUF3710 domain-containing protein — protein sequence MFGRRRKDRGSNVEATDAASAGDLGAYDEPADEEYDEYATGSAADSGPYDIDEVDEETVTASRLDLGSVLVPLPAGGQIQVEMAPNGTPQNVHLVTQFGRITVSAYAAPKSPGQWREVAAELAETLRNDKAEVSIESGPWGRELHGRTANADLRFIGVDGFRWMIRCVVAAPSGNAGADSELVRIARSVISGTVVRRGSEPHPVRTPLPIVLPEALTRQLVAAQQQQQQAAAQQQQQGTAQQQQGAAPAQPAPRTAPAAQPTQQTQQVPPTRQTPPRRGESGSAMQQLGF from the coding sequence ATGTTCGGACGACGCCGCAAGGACCGCGGGTCGAACGTCGAGGCGACCGACGCCGCATCCGCCGGCGACCTCGGCGCGTACGACGAGCCCGCCGACGAGGAGTACGACGAGTACGCCACCGGAAGTGCGGCCGATTCCGGCCCGTACGACATCGACGAGGTCGACGAGGAGACGGTGACCGCCTCCCGTCTCGACCTCGGATCCGTGCTCGTACCGCTCCCGGCCGGTGGTCAGATCCAGGTCGAGATGGCTCCGAACGGGACGCCGCAGAACGTCCACCTCGTGACCCAGTTCGGGCGCATCACGGTCTCCGCGTACGCCGCACCGAAGTCGCCGGGACAGTGGCGTGAGGTCGCCGCCGAGCTCGCGGAGACGCTGCGCAACGACAAGGCCGAGGTCAGCATCGAATCGGGGCCGTGGGGTCGCGAACTGCACGGCAGGACCGCGAACGCGGATCTCCGGTTCATCGGTGTCGACGGCTTCCGCTGGATGATCCGCTGCGTCGTCGCGGCGCCCTCGGGGAACGCCGGAGCCGACTCCGAACTCGTTCGGATCGCACGGTCGGTGATCTCCGGCACCGTCGTCCGCCGCGGATCCGAGCCCCATCCGGTCCGTACACCGCTGCCGATCGTGCTTCCCGAGGCGCTCACCCGCCAGCTCGTCGCGGCGCAGCAGCAGCAACAGCAGGCGGCCGCGCAGCAGCAACAGCAGGGCACGGCGCAGCAACAACAGGGCGCGGCCCCGGCGCAACCCGCTCCGCGGACGGCCCCGGCGGCACAGCCCACCCAGCAGACGCAGCAGGTCCCGCCCACCCGGCAGACGCCGCCGCGCCGCGGCGAATCCGGTTCGGCGATGCAGCAACTCGGCTTCTGA
- a CDS encoding alpha/beta fold hydrolase, with translation MSHSESPVPPTAGTAVVLPGTGSDACFAEKAFGAELRRRGITPIAVDPDPRGVVASYLAALDEAAGNGQILVGGVSIGAAVALRWAFDNPGRVVGVLAALPAWTGDPREAPAAASARWTASELRAHGLDTVTAAMAASSPPWLARELTRSWSAQWPDLPSALDEAAHYRALDVDELRSVAVPVGISAAVDDAVHPLAVGRQWAREIPHAELATVTLEQVGDDPSVLGRLCLAALDRIVPVPNR, from the coding sequence ATGTCCCACAGCGAATCCCCGGTCCCCCCGACCGCCGGCACCGCGGTCGTGCTTCCCGGTACGGGTTCGGATGCATGTTTCGCCGAGAAGGCGTTCGGCGCCGAACTCCGACGGCGGGGTATCACCCCGATCGCCGTCGATCCGGATCCGCGCGGTGTGGTGGCGAGCTATCTCGCCGCGCTCGACGAGGCGGCCGGGAACGGGCAGATCCTCGTCGGTGGGGTGTCGATCGGTGCGGCCGTCGCGTTGAGATGGGCATTCGACAATCCGGGCCGGGTCGTCGGCGTCCTCGCTGCCCTACCTGCGTGGACCGGCGATCCGCGGGAGGCGCCGGCCGCCGCGAGCGCGCGGTGGACGGCCTCCGAACTGCGCGCTCACGGCCTCGATACGGTCACCGCTGCGATGGCGGCGTCGAGTCCGCCCTGGCTCGCCCGGGAGTTGACGCGCTCCTGGAGCGCCCAGTGGCCCGATCTCCCGTCCGCGCTGGACGAGGCCGCGCACTACCGGGCACTCGACGTCGACGAACTACGGTCCGTGGCCGTGCCGGTCGGTATTTCCGCCGCGGTGGACGACGCGGTCCATCCGCTCGCAGTGGGGCGGCAATGGGCGCGGGAGATCCCTCACGCGGAACTCGCGACGGTGACACTCGAACAGGTCGGGGACGACCCCTCCGTGCTCGGGAGGTTGTGCCTCGCCGCGCTCGACAGGATCGTCCCCGTCCCGAACCGATGA
- a CDS encoding OB-fold nucleic acid binding domain-containing protein: protein MASPAGYLRRLTRRLTEDIEELDAEEMAESSHSTGALPVVECARGQEVTMYGRLRSVESCSRAAAAVVEAEFFDGTDSIQLVWIGRRRIPGIEPGRTLTVRGRVGERDGRKVIYNPYYELREPA, encoded by the coding sequence ATGGCTTCCCCGGCCGGCTACCTGCGTCGGCTCACACGGCGGCTCACCGAGGACATCGAAGAACTCGATGCCGAGGAGATGGCCGAATCCTCGCACTCCACGGGCGCCCTACCCGTCGTCGAATGCGCCCGCGGTCAGGAAGTGACCATGTACGGACGTCTTCGCAGTGTCGAGTCGTGTTCGCGTGCCGCTGCCGCCGTCGTCGAGGCAGAGTTCTTCGACGGGACCGACTCGATCCAGCTCGTGTGGATCGGTCGTCGGCGCATCCCGGGAATCGAGCCCGGGCGTACGTTGACGGTCCGTGGTCGTGTCGGCGAACGCGACGGACGCAAGGTGATCTACAACCCCTACTACGAGCTGCGCGAGCCCGCCTGA
- a CDS encoding DUF3159 domain-containing protein produces MSDTNQQTMLEQLGGISGLIYSTLPVLVFVPVNSLWGLTVAIWSALGVALAVLVWRLIQRTPIQPAISGFFGVALCAFIAHRTGDAKGYFLFGIYASLVYGGAFLLSVLVRRPLVGVIWGMLNGQGSRWRSHPTAVRAYDVATLAWTLVFLGRYLVQNHLYDEDRTGWLAVARIGMGWPLTALALLVTLWAVRRADRIVEPAPAETADDAPADDPAADDGLSNKPRDEQGAHDGQPQLPGQHRLRD; encoded by the coding sequence GTGAGCGACACCAACCAGCAGACGATGCTCGAACAACTCGGTGGGATCAGCGGGTTGATCTATTCGACGCTGCCGGTGCTGGTGTTCGTCCCCGTCAACAGCCTGTGGGGCCTCACCGTCGCCATCTGGTCCGCGCTGGGCGTCGCCCTCGCGGTGCTCGTGTGGCGCCTGATCCAGCGCACCCCGATCCAGCCCGCGATCTCGGGCTTCTTCGGAGTCGCCCTGTGTGCCTTCATCGCTCATCGCACCGGCGACGCGAAGGGATACTTCCTCTTCGGGATCTACGCCAGCCTGGTCTACGGGGGCGCATTCCTGTTATCCGTGCTCGTCCGCAGACCGCTCGTGGGCGTGATCTGGGGGATGCTCAACGGCCAGGGATCGCGGTGGCGTTCGCATCCCACCGCGGTGCGCGCCTACGACGTCGCGACCCTCGCGTGGACCCTGGTCTTCCTCGGTCGTTATCTCGTGCAGAACCACCTCTACGACGAGGACCGCACCGGCTGGCTCGCGGTGGCCCGGATCGGCATGGGCTGGCCGCTGACCGCACTGGCCCTGCTCGTGACCCTCTGGGCGGTCCGGCGTGCCGACCGCATCGTCGAACCCGCGCCCGCGGAGACGGCCGACGACGCGCCGGCCGACGATCCGGCGGCGGACGACGGGCTGTCGAACAAGCCCCGCGACGAGCAAGGGGCGCACGACGGGCAGCCTCAACTCCCCGGTCAGCACCGGCTCCGCGACTAG
- a CDS encoding potassium channel family protein — MKVAIAGAGAVGRSIARELLRNAHEVMLIERKLDHVEPESVPDATWVHADACELSSLESTGLEQYDVVIAATGDDKANLVLSLLATTEFGVPRVVARVNDPRNEWLFDESWGVDVAVSTPRMLAALVEEAVTVGDLVRLMTLRKGANLVEVTLRDTTALAGKPVRKLELPRDTALVAILRGGRAIVPQPDDPLEGGDELLFVTAEDVEDDLRQAVNR; from the coding sequence ATGAAGGTGGCGATCGCCGGCGCCGGAGCGGTGGGGCGCTCGATAGCGCGGGAACTGCTGCGCAACGCCCACGAGGTGATGCTCATCGAACGCAAGCTCGACCACGTCGAACCCGAGTCCGTGCCGGACGCGACGTGGGTCCACGCCGACGCCTGCGAACTCAGCTCGCTCGAATCCACCGGACTCGAGCAGTACGACGTCGTGATCGCGGCGACGGGCGACGACAAGGCCAACCTGGTCCTCAGCCTGCTCGCGACCACCGAGTTCGGTGTTCCACGGGTCGTGGCCCGCGTCAACGATCCGCGCAACGAGTGGCTGTTCGACGAATCGTGGGGTGTGGACGTCGCGGTGTCCACACCGCGCATGCTCGCGGCGCTGGTCGAGGAGGCCGTCACCGTGGGCGATCTGGTGCGGCTGATGACGCTGCGCAAGGGCGCGAACCTGGTGGAGGTCACCCTGCGCGACACCACCGCCCTCGCCGGGAAACCGGTCCGGAAACTGGAACTGCCGCGCGATACGGCACTCGTGGCGATCCTGCGCGGCGGGCGGGCGATCGTCCCGCAGCCGGACGATCCGCTCGAAGGCGGGGACGAACTGCTGTTCGTCACGGCGGAGGACGTCGAGGACGATCTCCGGCAGGCGGTGAACCGCTAG
- a CDS encoding potassium channel family protein, producing MYVVVMGCGRVGSAVATALVRLGHEVAVIDRDASAFGRLGPDFPGHTVLGMGFDRDVLISAGIERADAFAAVSSGDNSNIISTRVARETFGVERVVARIYDAKRAAAYERLGIPTVATVPWTTDRFLHALTHDSETARWRDPTGSVAIAEVNVHEGWVGRRVTDLEEATGSRVAFLIRFGTGLLPDRRTVLQADDSVYIAAVSGSVSEAITHAENPPVDEN from the coding sequence GTGTACGTGGTGGTGATGGGGTGCGGTCGGGTCGGTTCGGCGGTGGCCACCGCACTCGTCCGGCTCGGTCACGAAGTCGCGGTCATCGACCGCGACGCGAGCGCGTTCGGACGACTCGGCCCGGACTTCCCCGGGCACACCGTGCTCGGCATGGGCTTCGACCGCGACGTCCTGATCTCCGCCGGCATCGAACGTGCCGACGCCTTCGCAGCGGTCTCGTCCGGCGACAACTCGAACATCATCTCGACGCGCGTGGCCCGCGAGACCTTCGGCGTCGAACGCGTCGTCGCGAGGATTTACGACGCCAAGCGGGCCGCAGCGTACGAGCGACTCGGCATCCCCACCGTGGCGACCGTGCCGTGGACCACCGACCGTTTCCTGCATGCGCTCACGCACGACAGCGAGACCGCCCGCTGGCGCGATCCCACCGGATCCGTCGCCATCGCCGAGGTGAACGTGCACGAGGGGTGGGTCGGACGACGCGTCACCGACCTCGAGGAGGCCACGGGTTCGCGCGTCGCGTTCCTGATCCGGTTCGGCACCGGGTTGCTGCCCGACCGCAGGACGGTGCTGCAGGCCGACGACTCCGTCTACATCGCGGCCGTGTCGGGTTCGGTCTCGGAGGCGATCACACACGCCGAGAACCCGCCGGTCGACGAGAACTGA
- a CDS encoding APC family permease: protein MSKLSTAAKRLVLGRPFRSDTLGHELLPKRTALPVFASDALSSVAYAPEEIFLVLSVAGLSAYAFSPWIGLAVAFVLVIVVAGYRQTVRAYPSGGGDYEVATKNLGPTAGLTVGSALLVDYVLTVAVSLSSAAATVGSAVPFVARHKVLFVVVAIVLLTAVNLRGLRRAGRAFAVLTYTFVGCMLVMLGAGLFRIFVLGDDLRAESADFELVAEQTDLTALAFVLLLARAFSSGCAALTGVEAISTGVPAFEKPKARNAATTLLVLGGIAVTLFLGVVFLAERLGVVVAEHPDTQLRGAPEGYEQKTLLSQLAHTVFEGVPAAFVLITIVTAVILVLAANTAFNGFPVLGSVLAQNRYLPRQFHTRGDRLAFSNGILFLAGIAVVFVWVFEAEVTRLIQLYIVGVFVAFSLGQAGMVRHWTRELSTETDPSARGRMARSRLINGVGCVSTSVVLLVVLTGKFAAGAWIAVVTMVVAFGLMKAIRHHYDTVAAELERADWDGVLPSRTHSIVLVSTLHLPTMRALAYARATHPDTLEAITVNVDDESTRRLVLEWEKSDLTVPLKVVESPYREITRPVLDYVRRVRRDSPRDVVTVFIPEYVVGHWWEQLLHNQSALRLKSRLLFQPGVMVTSVPWQLRSSADAGAVGRAAPNGQDRQLDNEEEPR, encoded by the coding sequence GTGTCCAAGCTTTCCACCGCGGCGAAGCGGCTCGTGCTGGGTCGCCCCTTCCGCAGCGACACTCTCGGGCACGAGTTGCTGCCCAAGCGCACCGCACTGCCGGTCTTCGCCTCCGACGCGCTGTCGTCGGTCGCCTACGCACCCGAGGAGATCTTCCTCGTCCTCTCCGTCGCGGGGTTGTCTGCCTACGCCTTCTCGCCGTGGATCGGGCTCGCTGTCGCCTTCGTGCTCGTGATCGTGGTCGCCGGTTACCGCCAGACCGTGCGTGCCTACCCGTCCGGCGGTGGCGACTACGAGGTCGCCACGAAGAATCTCGGCCCCACGGCAGGGCTGACCGTCGGCAGTGCGCTGCTCGTCGACTACGTCCTGACGGTCGCGGTGTCGCTGTCGTCCGCGGCGGCGACGGTCGGATCGGCCGTCCCGTTCGTCGCCCGGCACAAGGTGCTCTTCGTCGTCGTCGCGATCGTGCTGCTGACCGCGGTGAACCTGCGAGGACTCCGGCGCGCCGGCCGGGCGTTCGCCGTCCTCACCTACACCTTCGTGGGCTGCATGCTGGTGATGCTCGGGGCCGGGTTGTTCCGGATCTTCGTCCTGGGCGACGACCTGCGGGCGGAGTCGGCGGACTTCGAACTCGTCGCCGAGCAGACGGACCTGACCGCGCTCGCCTTCGTCCTCCTGCTCGCGCGGGCCTTCTCGTCCGGCTGCGCGGCGCTGACGGGTGTCGAGGCGATCAGCACGGGTGTGCCGGCCTTCGAGAAGCCGAAGGCACGCAACGCCGCGACGACCCTGCTGGTGCTCGGTGGAATCGCCGTCACGCTGTTCCTCGGGGTGGTCTTCCTCGCCGAGCGGCTCGGTGTGGTGGTGGCCGAGCATCCCGACACCCAGCTGCGCGGTGCACCCGAGGGTTACGAGCAGAAGACGTTGCTCTCCCAGCTGGCGCACACCGTCTTCGAGGGGGTGCCGGCCGCGTTCGTCCTGATCACGATCGTCACCGCCGTGATCCTCGTGCTCGCCGCCAATACGGCCTTCAACGGATTCCCGGTGCTCGGTTCGGTTCTCGCGCAGAACCGTTACCTGCCGCGCCAGTTCCACACCCGCGGCGACCGGCTCGCCTTCAGCAACGGCATCCTGTTCCTCGCCGGGATCGCCGTCGTCTTCGTGTGGGTCTTCGAGGCCGAGGTCACCCGGCTCATCCAGCTGTACATCGTGGGTGTGTTCGTCGCGTTCAGCCTGGGGCAGGCCGGCATGGTGCGCCACTGGACGCGGGAACTGAGCACCGAGACGGATCCGTCGGCGCGGGGCCGCATGGCGCGGTCGCGGTTGATCAACGGTGTCGGATGCGTCTCCACGTCGGTGGTGCTGCTGGTCGTGCTGACGGGCAAGTTCGCCGCCGGGGCGTGGATCGCGGTGGTGACCATGGTCGTCGCGTTCGGGCTCATGAAGGCGATCCGGCACCACTACGACACGGTCGCCGCGGAACTCGAGAGGGCGGATTGGGACGGTGTGCTGCCCAGCCGCACCCATTCGATCGTGCTCGTCTCGACCCTGCACCTGCCCACGATGCGCGCTCTCGCCTACGCGCGGGCGACTCACCCCGACACCCTCGAGGCGATCACCGTGAACGTCGACGACGAGAGCACCCGGCGTCTCGTACTCGAATGGGAGAAGAGCGATCTCACCGTGCCGTTGAAGGTCGTCGAGTCGCCCTACCGGGAGATCACGCGGCCCGTCCTCGACTACGTCCGCCGGGTGCGGCGCGATTCTCCCCGCGACGTCGTGACCGTCTTCATCCCCGAGTACGTGGTGGGGCACTGGTGGGAGCAACTGCTTCACAACCAGAGCGCCCTGCGGCTCAAGAGCCGGCTCCTCTTCCAGCCGGGGGTGATGGTGACGAGTGTGCCCTGGCAGCTGCGCTCGTCCGCGGACGCCGGTGCGGTGGGGCGGGCCGCCCCGAACGGGCAGGATCGACAGTTGGACAACGAGGAGGAACCGCGGTGA
- a CDS encoding class I SAM-dependent RNA methyltransferase — protein MNRQAHPRTDWSGRRIEVILGNPAHGGACVARFEGRVVFVRHGLPGERVFARVTEDRGGSFCFADVEDVLEASEDRVDRVCPISGPGGAGCCDLAHMTVEAQRRFTGAVVAEQLRRLGGVDREVTVEEVPGGASNGTLWRTRVRLAVDVVGNPGYRRYRSNEVVPELACPQIDPHAYVGLTDRVWQPGAELQVVLDADGRRHVVEIAPPVLSGGARRQGRRGAASRRAAVNAPRPEKVIEGSGRVVERVGEREWRLAPTGFWQAHRGAASTYSAAVADWAQASEGATAWDLYGGVGVFAAVLAEQVGPSGRVVSVESSKTAVDDGVEALGDLGQVSFRHGRVERMIPDLPAPEVVVLDPPRAGAGKDVVAAVAAAGPRRIVHVGCDPASFGRDVGLYRDNGFELADVRAFAAFPSTHHVECIGLFTR, from the coding sequence GTGAATCGTCAGGCACACCCGCGCACGGATTGGTCCGGCCGGAGGATCGAGGTGATCCTCGGCAATCCCGCCCACGGTGGTGCGTGTGTCGCGCGGTTCGAGGGGCGCGTCGTGTTCGTGCGGCACGGACTGCCGGGGGAGCGGGTCTTCGCTCGGGTCACCGAGGATCGGGGCGGGTCGTTCTGCTTCGCCGACGTGGAGGACGTGCTCGAGGCGTCCGAGGACCGCGTCGATCGAGTCTGCCCGATCTCCGGTCCGGGAGGGGCGGGTTGCTGCGACCTCGCGCACATGACCGTCGAGGCGCAACGCCGTTTCACGGGCGCGGTGGTGGCCGAGCAGCTGCGCCGGCTCGGTGGGGTGGACCGCGAGGTGACCGTCGAGGAGGTGCCCGGCGGTGCGTCCAACGGCACCCTGTGGCGCACCCGGGTCCGGCTCGCGGTGGACGTGGTGGGGAACCCGGGGTACCGCCGGTACCGCAGCAACGAGGTCGTCCCCGAACTGGCGTGCCCGCAGATCGATCCGCACGCCTACGTCGGCCTCACCGATCGTGTGTGGCAGCCGGGAGCGGAGCTGCAGGTCGTGCTCGACGCGGACGGCCGGCGGCACGTGGTGGAGATCGCACCTCCGGTCCTCTCGGGTGGTGCGCGACGGCAGGGCCGGCGCGGCGCGGCGTCGCGGCGGGCGGCGGTGAACGCGCCCCGTCCGGAGAAGGTGATCGAAGGCTCGGGACGGGTGGTCGAGCGGGTCGGCGAGCGCGAGTGGCGGTTGGCGCCGACCGGTTTCTGGCAGGCTCATCGCGGCGCCGCGTCGACCTATTCGGCTGCGGTGGCCGACTGGGCGCAGGCCTCGGAGGGGGCGACGGCGTGGGATCTGTACGGCGGAGTGGGCGTCTTCGCGGCCGTGCTCGCCGAGCAGGTCGGTCCGTCCGGTCGGGTGGTGTCGGTCGAGTCGTCGAAGACCGCCGTGGACGACGGGGTCGAGGCGCTCGGCGACCTCGGGCAGGTGTCCTTCCGTCACGGGCGCGTGGAGCGGATGATCCCCGATCTGCCGGCCCCAGAGGTGGTCGTCCTCGACCCGCCGCGCGCGGGGGCGGGCAAGGACGTGGTGGCCGCCGTGGCCGCGGCGGGACCGCGCCGGATCGTCCACGTGGGCTGCGATCCCGCGTCCTTCGGTCGGGACGTGGGTCTGTACCGGGACAACGGATTCGAGTTGGCGGACGTCCGGGCCTTCGCGGCGTTCCCCTCCACTCATCACGTGGAGTGCATCGGTCTGTTCACCCGTTGA
- a CDS encoding MarR family winged helix-turn-helix transcriptional regulator: protein MPEKAQAHELADAIFMFGRTLRGALVHHDTDVLPSALVAVLFVLARMGECRPSELAVEMCVSQSSLSRQIAELVERGLVDRHPDPDDRRAHRVSCSVAGIEILDLVKKRRTERLSAELSDWHEDEIAGAITTLERLTSSLAPLVIDTRRTNS, encoded by the coding sequence GTGCCGGAAAAGGCTCAGGCCCACGAACTCGCCGACGCCATCTTCATGTTCGGTCGCACGCTGCGTGGTGCACTCGTGCACCACGACACCGATGTGCTTCCTTCCGCGCTCGTCGCGGTGCTGTTCGTGCTCGCACGGATGGGGGAGTGCCGGCCCAGCGAGCTCGCCGTCGAAATGTGCGTCAGCCAGTCGTCGTTGAGCAGACAGATCGCCGAACTCGTCGAGCGAGGCCTCGTGGATCGACATCCCGATCCCGACGATCGTCGTGCTCACCGGGTGAGTTGTTCGGTCGCGGGTATCGAGATCCTCGACCTCGTGAAGAAGCGCCGGACCGAACGGCTCTCCGCAGAACTCTCGGACTGGCACGAGGACGAGATCGCAGGCGCCATCACGACGCTCGAACGTCTCACCTCGTCCCTGGCTCCGCTCGTCATCGATACTCGAAGGACCAATTCATGA
- a CDS encoding MDR family MFS transporter yields the protein MTTVSGQGAQPDAPAAEEQMTHREILVVLSGLLAALFTALLSSTIVSTALPTIIADLNGTQTQYAWVITTALLANAASTPIWGKFADLFNKKLLVQLGILVFVIGSVLAGIAHNVPVLLAARVIQGIGMGGLTALVVAIIGSIIPPRQRGRYSGYMGAVMAVAMSGGPVLGGVIVDLLGWRWCFYVCVPIAVVALILLQRTLHVTTVRKENVSIDWFGATLITAAVSVLLVWVSFAGKADYYEWFSAESALYVGAGIVLLVATLIVESKVADPIIPLKIVTERTTGLAIIASVAVGIGLFGATTFLGQYFQTSRAYSPTVAGLLTIPMVAGTLVSSMLSGQLITRFGKWKGFLVGGAILQMVGFGLLGTVDHLTSLTLISVYIAIVGLGTGMLMQNLVLAVQNTVSVRNIGAASSSVAFFRTFGGAIGVSVLGSILASRVATISADGLAKLGVDTSGGGSGGTLDFSQLPEPVAEVIRAAYGDATATLFLVAAAFAVVTLVAVVLIPNQALRTTIDLVEEKSPADRADISS from the coding sequence ATGACCACAGTCTCCGGACAGGGAGCGCAGCCGGATGCTCCGGCAGCCGAGGAGCAGATGACGCACCGCGAGATCCTCGTCGTGCTGTCGGGCCTCCTCGCCGCTCTCTTCACGGCGTTGCTGAGCAGCACCATCGTCTCGACCGCTCTGCCGACGATCATCGCGGATCTGAACGGTACCCAGACCCAGTACGCCTGGGTCATCACCACGGCGCTGCTCGCGAACGCCGCGTCGACGCCCATCTGGGGCAAGTTCGCCGACCTGTTCAACAAGAAGCTGCTCGTCCAGCTCGGGATCCTGGTCTTCGTGATCGGCTCGGTCCTGGCCGGCATCGCGCACAACGTGCCGGTCCTGCTCGCCGCCCGCGTGATCCAGGGCATCGGCATGGGTGGTCTGACCGCTCTCGTCGTCGCGATCATCGGCAGCATCATCCCGCCCCGCCAGCGCGGCCGGTACTCCGGCTACATGGGCGCCGTCATGGCCGTCGCCATGTCGGGTGGACCCGTGCTCGGTGGTGTCATCGTCGACCTCCTCGGCTGGCGCTGGTGCTTCTACGTCTGCGTGCCGATCGCCGTCGTCGCGCTGATCCTGCTGCAGCGCACGCTGCACGTCACGACCGTCCGCAAGGAGAACGTGAGCATCGACTGGTTCGGCGCCACGCTCATCACCGCCGCCGTGAGTGTCCTGCTCGTCTGGGTGTCCTTCGCCGGTAAGGCCGACTACTACGAGTGGTTCTCGGCCGAGTCCGCCCTCTACGTCGGTGCCGGCATCGTCCTGCTCGTCGCGACGCTGATCGTCGAGTCGAAGGTCGCCGATCCGATCATCCCGCTGAAGATCGTCACCGAACGCACCACCGGTCTCGCGATCATCGCGTCCGTGGCAGTCGGTATCGGCCTGTTCGGCGCCACCACCTTCCTCGGCCAGTACTTCCAGACCTCGCGGGCCTACAGCCCGACGGTCGCCGGTCTGCTCACTATCCCGATGGTCGCCGGCACACTCGTCTCGTCGATGCTTTCCGGTCAGCTCATCACGCGCTTCGGCAAGTGGAAGGGCTTCCTGGTCGGCGGCGCGATTCTGCAGATGGTCGGTTTCGGACTTCTCGGCACGGTCGACCACCTCACCTCGCTCACGCTCATCAGCGTGTACATCGCGATCGTGGGTCTGGGCACCGGCATGCTGATGCAGAACCTCGTCCTCGCCGTGCAGAACACCGTGAGCGTGCGCAACATCGGCGCCGCGAGCAGTTCCGTCGCCTTCTTCCGCACCTTCGGTGGCGCGATCGGTGTGTCGGTGCTCGGTTCGATCCTCGCGTCCCGTGTCGCGACGATCTCCGCCGACGGCCTCGCGAAGCTCGGTGTGGACACCTCCGGTGGCGGATCGGGTGGAACTCTCGACTTCTCCCAGTTGCCCGAGCCGGTGGCCGAAGTCATCCGTGCCGCCTACGGCGACGCGACGGCGACCCTCTTCCTCGTGGCGGCGGCGTTCGCGGTCGTTACCCTGGTGGCAGTGGTGCTGATCCCGAACCAGGCGTTGCGCACCACCATCGACCTCGTCGAGGAGAAGTCGCCGGCCGATCGCGCCGACATCTCCTCGTGA